A single genomic interval of Gossypium raimondii isolate GPD5lz chromosome 11, ASM2569854v1, whole genome shotgun sequence harbors:
- the LOC105801085 gene encoding uncharacterized protein LOC105801085 — MEFAEWLTEVFVKNSESQCRMFCCTLWAIWGKSKAESYKSTSKWKKPPDQFVKINFDAAYDGKSKQSAAGIVARDNEGKVLLSCSMIYKHVASPFAAEALASRKAIKTGKEMKWRKIIIEGDSLSIIKKCRSNIPDKSKMCAYIIDIHKLQSSFQECRFEHVPRAVNSLAHMIAKATLRDKRILYLVEVVPEYAEDQSGRDRGGNQIE, encoded by the exons ATGGAGTTTGCAGAGTGGCTCACCGAAGTTTTTGTGAAGAACTCGGAATCTCAGTGTAGGATGTTTTGCTGTACATTATGGGCTATATGGG GAAAAAGTAAAGCAGAATCTTATAAATCTACAAGTAAGTGGAAGAAGCCACCTGACCAGTTTGTGAAAATAAACTTTGATGCAGCATATGACGGAAAGAGTAAGCAATCGGCTGCGGGGATTGTGGCTAGAGACAACGAAGGCAAGGTCTTACTCTCATGCTCGATGATTTACAAACATGTGGCATCCCCTTTTGCGGCAGAGGCGCTCGCGAGCCGGAAAGCGATTAAAACAggtaaagaaatgaaatggaGAAAAATCATTATTGAAGGAGATTCACTTTCGATAATAAAGAAATGCAGATCTAATATCCCAGATAAATCAAAGATGTGTGCCTACATCATTGATATTCATAAACTACAATCAAGTTTCCAGGAATGTAGATTTGAACATGTTCCAAGAGCAGTAAACAGCCTTGCGCATATGATAGCAAAAGCAACGTTGAGGGATAAACGAATATTATACCTGGTTGAGGTAGTCCCAGAATATGCAGAAGATCAGAGTGGGAGGGATCGAGGGGGGAATCAGATTGAATGA